Part of the Nostoc sp. ATCC 53789 genome, TGCGGTGGTGGTGTCTCCCATTCATAACTGACACGCCCATCAGGCCACTCAACCCGCACTTCCATTGCTGCTGGTTCCGCCGCCACCATGACAATTTCATCTGGTAATAGAGGTTTGGCTTGAGGGTTCCCAGCACCCAATTGTTGCAAATTTTGGTAAATCGCTCCCCGGTCTGTATCTGGGTAAAGGTCGATTTTGTTAAATACTAAAATTAGGGGTTTTTGCGATCGCCGCAATTCCAGCAATGCCTGATACTCAGTGCGCGTGATATCACCAGACACGACAAACAAAATCAAATCCGCCTGATGCACAACTTCTCGTGCCATATCCGCCCGTGACTCACCCTCAATTTCATCTAATCCTGGGGTATCAATTAACTCTACTAGTACCTTACCTCCTGGCTGCCAACGCACCGAACGGGGCCATTGAGTGACACCGTTTAGGGGCCCAGTTTGCAAAATTTTGTCTCCCAGTAAAGCATTTAAAACTGCTGATTTACCGCGACTCACCAAACCAAAAGCGGCAATTCTAATCACGTTAGAGTCCAGCTTGTTGAGTGTAGAGTTCAAAGCTTCCAATTCCGGTTTTAACAAACCTGCCAATTCCGGGTTAGATGACAACTGTCCTGATTTGCGGAGATATCCATACCAAGACAGTGCTTGTCTGAGACTAGCGCGGGCACGATTTAAATGAGTTTCTTGCAGATTTCGCACAAAGTTAGGTTGATTCAAGATTTGACAAACAACAGGCTACATATCCATTTTGATCTAATTTCAAGACTGATAGCCTGTTTTGCCAAATTACGCAATTGTTCTAATTATTTACACACCTCTTTGTGCAATGTTCATTTAGAACATGGGATCGTGTTGATTATCCCAACACTTGCGATCGCGCCAGCTTCTCCCAGTATATTCACATTCAGAGGCATCATCTATCCAAGGAATCGATGTAGAGTAGTGCGAGGTTCCAATGGAAGCGAATAAACTAGTAGTGAATAAGGGCAATAATAAGGATAAAGTTGTCAATGTACAAATTGGTAAAATTATTAAATATCCAGTGAGTATCAGAACGTTAGTAGGAGTCCAAAAAACTCTGCCTATTTTATTATTTTGGCGAGTTTTTAAGTTAGTTTTTGAATTCGAAAAAAGCATAATGCAACCCTATTAATGCCGGTTTATATAGCAATCTCATTTGATTTGTCAAAGCAAAGCTGACTGAGAGCTAGCCAGATTGGGTTTCAGTTCTCAGTATATTTAGCAAAAATCAAATAAGAATCCTATATGACTACGGATTTTTACGTAAGAACATTATTGAAGTTATATACTCTGATGTCAAAGGTGCAAGTGACGACTTGTTAGAAGTTTTAATCTTTGGGCGCTAAAAAATATTTTTGATGAAAATATGTTGAATTTAGGGCAATCGCTCTTGCGTAAATTTTAGTAGGGGCGCAAGGTCTTGCGCCCCTACCGCGTGGCCTATTTACCTGAAAATAGCTATCATTTAGAGGTGTATTAAAATGCAGAAAAAAAATATCTTTAATCTACAGTCGGCTGTCTCCGATGCTGCAAAAACCACTCATACAACTCTGGATTATTGTATGTCTGCGTCCATGAGTCGTGATCGGCTTCTGGATAAACTGTAAATTTCACATTCCCATCGTGGGCTTTGAGTGCAGAAACCATAATTTCGGACTCCCTTGGGGGAACGACATTATCTTTTGCTCCGTGAAATGCCCACACAGGAAGGCTTTTCAGCTTATGTGCTTGGGCTGGATTACCACCGCCACAGATAGGCGCGATCGCAGCAAATCGTTCTGGCTGTGCTGCTGCTAAATGCCAGGTTCCGTAACCACCCATGCTTAAACCGGTCAGGTAAACCCGATCTGGATCAACAGGATAGGATGCAATAACCTCATCCAGAAGGGTGCTTAATCGTTCTATATTCCAATATTCACCGCGCGGACATTGTGGAGAAATGACAATGAAGGGAAAATCTGGCTGTTGTTCTACAACCTTGGCGACACCGTGCTTTTTCACATGATTTAAGTAAGAGCCTCGCTCACCCGAACCGTGTAAACATAAGATTGTTGGCAAAAGTGGCTCTTGTGTTTCGTTGCGACTTGCGTCTGGGTGCAGTCCACTGGGCAAGAATAGCAGGTAGTTATAACTGTCGGTAGAAGTAATTTGTTGTTGTAGTGGCTGCATAAAATTAAAAATTTTGTTAGTTTAACGTCTACGAATAGCTATTGTATAACTTGGTCGTTGTGTTGCTTCTCGTTGACTCTTAACTAACCGAAAATCATTATCTATATATAGATGCTCTAAAAAAGAAGTAGCTAGGTAAACTTTTTTAAATTTTTTGACAGTATTTCTGTCCATATCTTTTACTATAAGTTCTTGCTGTAAATCTATATTTGGTGCTGCTTCCTGAAATTTAGATTCGACTGTTGTCGTAAACCACTCATCTGCATCATCAATTGTCAACGGGATTTCTCTATTTTTCAATGCTTGGAATATCCCAACATTTTTAATATCCCACTTTTCATCTATAACTGAATATTTTTGCAACAACATTAAGTCATAAGCTGGTAGTTTTGATGCAATTTTTTGCCAAAAACCAGACTGATGTCCTGGTGCATAACGGGCAATATTTGCATAGTAACCATCAGTATGAAAAATTTGGTAAGACTGCTCGTGTATCCTACCAGGTAAAATATCTTGAAAAGGTATAGTAGACCATATTGGGACCCATACTCCCTTTACGATCGCTACTTGATCTGCAACCTTCCCAAAAGGATTACGTCGGCTCAATTCTGCAAAGTATGGTGCTAATTCATTTTTATAAAAATCTACTTTGGCTTTTAATGGCTCTAGATTGCGATCTTTAACAAGTTCTAAAATTTGATTTTTAATTTCTGGTGTAGTCCAATATGCCAATTCTTTGGTACTTGTGACATCTAGCATTATCGTTCATCCTGGGAAAAGTTCCAGATGTGTAATTATATAAACTAACTTGATCCAAGAAAACAGATACGGGGACGCAAAGAAAGAACTCTCCGTGTCCCCGCGTCTCTTTAATGAATGACTACCACCAAACTCGATTTCCATTTTCGTCAACTCGTGCTTGCCGGATTACATCGGAAATCTCTTCAGCATCTTTAACGTGGTGGAGCGCTTTCTTTTCGCCGTCGGGTTCATCCACAACGAAGTAAGTCGGGACTGTGATTTTGTCGCCTGTAATGTCTGGTACATCATCCACAGCTACCTGTTGAGCCTTTTCTTCAATAGATTCAGACTCATCAGAAATTCTATCTCCAGGATTCGCTGTTAAGTTTCTTTCCTTGACATTTGGTTCTTCGCGTAAATGTGTATCTTCACTTACTGGTTGATTAATTTGATTTTCTTGAGTTTTATCAGTCATGGCTTTTCAGGTATTAAAAAATCTAGCTTTGCTAATAACACTCTAAAAAATCAAAGATACAAAAAGTTCTTTCTCTGGAGAGACTTTGAAAAGAACACGTCTTAGGTTAGATATTTACTCGGATAAATTTACTTCTTTAGTTGAAATGGCGTGTATTTTCCCCCCAATGCTTCTACAATGCTACGGGTATTCGCCTCCATCATTTTGATGTAAGAATCTCCATTACTTCCTTTTGCACCAATTGAATCAGAGTAAAGTTGATTTGGTGCTAATTTCACTCCTGCTTCTTGAGCAACAGTTTTAATTAAAGCTGGGTTAATTGTAGTTTCAGAAAAAATTGCGGGAACGCCGATCTTTTTAATGGACTCAACTAATCTCTGGACTGTTTGAGCGCTTGGTTGTTCTTCGGTACTAATGCCAATTAAAGTACCTGCGATCGCAATCCCATAAGCACGCCCATAATATTGGAACGCATCATGGGTTGTCACCAGTTTCCGCTTATCTGCGGGGATAGTTTGAATTTGTTGATTAATCCAGGTATGTAACTGTTTTAATTCATTAGTAAGTTGCGATGCCTTTTGAGTAAATTTGTCTTTATCTTCAGGTGATAACTCAATCAACGCATCTCGGATTGCATTTGTCATTGCGATCGCATTTTCTGCACTACCCCAAACGTGCGGATCTGGCACTATTTCGCCTTTGCCTTTATCAAGCTGCAAGGATTTGACAGCTTCCCCCACTGGGATCTTCTGCGCTTTACCACCAGAAGCATTCATTAATTTAATCAGTCCCGGTTCCAGGTTGTAGCCGTTATACAAAATCAAGTTAGCTTCTTCCAAAACCCTGCTATCTGCTGGTACTGGTTCGTAAACATGAGGATCAGTACCCGGTTTGAGGATTCCACTTAGTTGAATTTCGTCTCCTGCAACCTCTTTTGCCAAATCAGCAATGACAGTGCTAGTTGCAACAACTCGCGGTTTATCTCCCTTGGCAGTGTTGGGGTTAGAGTCTTTCTGTGTACAACTTAATAAAGCCAAAGGCAAAAGCATTCCCAAACAAAGCCGGAAAATAATTTTTCCCTTCATCCTGCCGATTATTCCCTTGCCGTAAGGATTACTGCCGTCTATCTCTGGTATTAGTTTCATTTATCTTGGATATTACATCTAATTATAGATTTTTTCATATTTCTCTCATTTTTATAGTAAGCTCAAGAAATAAATATTGAAACCCGATTATGAAAAATGTCTCTTTTCCTGCAAAATTTCGTCTATTGCAGACAAAAACAGAGGAAGTACCTGCAAAAGCTATCAAATTCGATATGAGTTCCACAGCAGCAATTAATATTGCCCATTTAGGCGTATATTACCGGACACAAGAAGCTTTAAGGGATGTTAGCTGTATCATCAAACCAGGAAAACTGACGGGTATTTTTGGCCCTAACGGTGCTGGCAAAAGTACGCTGATGAAAGCAATGTTAGGCTTGGTTCCTATCAGTAGTGGTACGGTACTATGCCAAGGGAAACCCTTGATGCAACAATTAGAGAAAGTTGCCTATGTACCACAACGTAGCCAAATTGATTGGACTTATCCCGCAACAGTCTGGGATGTAGTCATGATGGGACGGGTAAAGAAAACAGGCTGGTTGCGTAGCTTCTCAGCAGTTAGCCGCCAAGTAGCAAAAAACGCCATAGAAAGAGTGGGAATGAGCGAATATTGCGATCGCCCCATTGGACAATTATCAGGAGGACAACAACAACGGG contains:
- a CDS encoding prolyl oligopeptidase family serine peptidase — translated: MQPLQQQITSTDSYNYLLFLPSGLHPDASRNETQEPLLPTILCLHGSGERGSYLNHVKKHGVAKVVEQQPDFPFIVISPQCPRGEYWNIERLSTLLDEVIASYPVDPDRVYLTGLSMGGYGTWHLAAAQPERFAAIAPICGGGNPAQAHKLKSLPVWAFHGAKDNVVPPRESEIMVSALKAHDGNVKFTVYPEADHDSWTQTYNNPELYEWFLQHRRQPTVD
- a CDS encoding GTP-binding protein — protein: MRNLQETHLNRARASLRQALSWYGYLRKSGQLSSNPELAGLLKPELEALNSTLNKLDSNVIRIAAFGLVSRGKSAVLNALLGDKILQTGPLNGVTQWPRSVRWQPGGKVLVELIDTPGLDEIEGESRADMAREVVHQADLILFVVSGDITRTEYQALLELRRSQKPLILVFNKIDLYPDTDRGAIYQNLQQLGAGNPQAKPLLPDEIVMVAAEPAAMEVRVEWPDGRVSYEWETPPPQVDELKETILNILNREGRSLLALNALIQARDAEAAIAQKTIDLREQEAENIIWQFTKYKALAVMLNPIAFLDILGGTVADLALIRALARLYGLPMTSYEAGKILKTILFSSGGLLLGELGSSFILGLGKTTAAITSADNPSNISAFAGSAIAQAGIAGYGAYSVGKAAQVYLEKGCTWGQLGASSVIQEILSQVDQNTILYRLRQELGIKY
- a CDS encoding metal ABC transporter substrate-binding protein, with the protein product MKGKIIFRLCLGMLLPLALLSCTQKDSNPNTAKGDKPRVVATSTVIADLAKEVAGDEIQLSGILKPGTDPHVYEPVPADSRVLEEANLILYNGYNLEPGLIKLMNASGGKAQKIPVGEAVKSLQLDKGKGEIVPDPHVWGSAENAIAMTNAIRDALIELSPEDKDKFTQKASQLTNELKQLHTWINQQIQTIPADKRKLVTTHDAFQYYGRAYGIAIAGTLIGISTEEQPSAQTVQRLVESIKKIGVPAIFSETTINPALIKTVAQEAGVKLAPNQLYSDSIGAKGSNGDSYIKMMEANTRSIVEALGGKYTPFQLKK
- a CDS encoding metal ABC transporter ATP-binding protein codes for the protein MKNVSFPAKFRLLQTKTEEVPAKAIKFDMSSTAAINIAHLGVYYRTQEALRDVSCIIKPGKLTGIFGPNGAGKSTLMKAMLGLVPISSGTVLCQGKPLMQQLEKVAYVPQRSQIDWTYPATVWDVVMMGRVKKTGWLRSFSAVSRQVAKNAIERVGMSEYCDRPIGQLSGGQQQRVFLARALTQQAEIFCFDEPLVGIDQKTQSVIFEVFHELAAENKIVLVVNHDLGESITHFDDLILLNREVIATGSRQQVLTEENLHRAYSGKVMYFSDAA